From a region of the Vibrio ostreae genome:
- a CDS encoding EamA family transporter: MSLRDRFLALAIVLVWGVNFVVIKVGLQGMPPLLLAGLRFALVAFPALLFIKRPTLPLKWLVAYGLTISFGQFALLFWALSIGLAAGLASLLLQAQAFITLAFGCVLLKEKIRRHNVIAVITAGAGIYLLAVAQGAGTASLTAATLLLIIGAATCWALGNITNKVIMQNYAVPTMSLIVWSALVPMFTFAVASLWIEGPQTIAESLLNMQWHNLFSVVYLSLLATIVGYGGWSYLLSRYPTALVAPLSLLVPVFGLLSAWLLLDESLTLYQIAGVVVIAVGLVINVFGQRWFGRQAEPASSLAR, translated from the coding sequence ATGTCATTACGAGACAGATTCCTGGCCCTGGCGATTGTGCTGGTCTGGGGTGTGAACTTCGTGGTTATCAAAGTCGGATTACAGGGGATGCCACCGCTGCTGCTGGCAGGCTTGCGGTTTGCTTTGGTGGCCTTTCCTGCCCTGCTGTTTATCAAGCGTCCCACCTTACCGCTGAAATGGCTGGTGGCCTACGGACTGACCATCAGTTTTGGTCAGTTTGCCTTATTGTTCTGGGCGCTGAGTATCGGCCTTGCCGCAGGATTAGCTTCGTTGCTGTTACAGGCGCAGGCTTTTATTACTCTGGCGTTTGGTTGTGTGCTGTTGAAAGAAAAAATTCGTCGCCATAATGTGATAGCGGTCATCACTGCGGGAGCGGGGATTTATCTGCTCGCAGTGGCGCAAGGCGCGGGAACCGCATCACTGACAGCTGCTACCTTGCTGTTAATCATCGGCGCGGCCACCTGTTGGGCATTGGGTAACATCACCAATAAGGTGATCATGCAAAACTACGCCGTTCCGACCATGTCTTTGATCGTGTGGAGTGCGTTAGTACCAATGTTCACGTTTGCTGTTGCTTCACTCTGGATTGAAGGACCTCAGACCATTGCTGAGTCGCTGCTCAATATGCAGTGGCATAATTTGTTCTCGGTGGTTTACCTTTCTTTACTTGCCACGATCGTCGGATATGGCGGCTGGAGCTACTTGTTGAGCCGTTATCCCACCGCATTGGTTGCTCCGCTTTCGTTGCTGGTTCCGGTATTCGGACTACTGAGCGCCTGGCTGCTGCTGGATGAGAGCCTTACTCTGTATCAAATCGCAGGCGTAGTGGTCATTGCGGTCGGGCTGGTGATTAACGTTTTTGGCCAGCGTTGGTTTGGTCGCCAAGCTGAGCCGGCTTCTTCTCTGGCCAGATAA
- a CDS encoding NADH-quinone oxidoreductase subunit L, translated as MFSLFLVTPLKLMLLGLVAILGFTIVRYSWVAFSGEADRARFLRSLIMTISAVVVVILSDHLLLFWAAWVSVSLCLHQLILFYPQRPRAQLAAHKKFLLARFSELLLAGAFFALYHQFQTPYISDIVRQTSFAHSSLHLNIAAVLLALVAMIKCAQLPVHGWLMQVVEAPTPVSALLHAGIVNLGGILLLFFAPVLASSSIACWLIIVCAGISTVIAGLVSTTRISIKVKLAWSTSSQMGLMLVEIALGLYEMALLHLFAHSFYKAYSFLNSGNTVNHYLAAKLAGEVKPKVRNWCVALLLSSLMLAVAQWQFAVMTSFAATILVWFALSALIVPSVTAWDKTMLPRLMITLAFAAGLLTLYTTAKHSLAQITGLNVPLNLAADGLVALMFILLFALSLALQYSPHVGWVKRLFIWLNAGAYLDEWATRLTLKWWPSQSLLELQQAQVQMEPEAK; from the coding sequence ATGTTTTCTCTGTTTTTAGTGACGCCCCTCAAACTGATGTTACTCGGTTTGGTGGCGATTTTAGGATTCACTATCGTACGTTATAGTTGGGTGGCCTTCAGTGGCGAAGCGGATCGCGCTCGCTTTCTTCGTTCCCTTATCATGACAATTTCAGCCGTCGTTGTAGTGATACTCAGCGACCACCTGCTGCTGTTCTGGGCAGCCTGGGTCAGTGTCAGTCTATGTCTGCACCAACTGATTCTGTTTTATCCGCAGCGCCCGCGTGCTCAATTGGCTGCGCACAAGAAGTTCCTGCTGGCTCGTTTCAGCGAACTGCTGCTGGCCGGTGCCTTCTTTGCGCTTTACCATCAGTTCCAGACACCTTACATCAGCGACATCGTCCGCCAGACTTCGTTTGCTCACAGCAGTCTGCACCTTAATATTGCTGCAGTACTTTTGGCATTGGTCGCGATGATCAAATGTGCTCAATTGCCTGTACACGGCTGGCTGATGCAGGTGGTGGAAGCACCGACTCCGGTCTCAGCACTGCTGCACGCCGGTATCGTCAACCTGGGCGGTATCCTGCTGCTGTTCTTCGCACCGGTATTGGCATCCAGCAGTATCGCTTGCTGGCTCATCATCGTCTGTGCCGGTATCAGTACCGTCATTGCTGGTCTGGTCAGCACCACCCGCATCAGTATCAAAGTGAAACTGGCATGGTCGACCAGCTCGCAAATGGGTCTGATGCTGGTTGAAATTGCCCTGGGTCTGTATGAGATGGCTCTGCTGCACCTGTTTGCCCACTCGTTTTATAAAGCGTACTCGTTCCTTAACAGTGGCAACACGGTTAACCACTATCTGGCCGCCAAACTGGCCGGTGAAGTCAAACCTAAGGTTCGTAACTGGTGTGTCGCGTTGCTGCTCTCTTCACTGATGCTGGCTGTTGCTCAATGGCAGTTTGCTGTGATGACCAGTTTTGCCGCCACCATATTGGTGTGGTTCGCACTAAGTGCTTTGATTGTGCCGAGCGTGACCGCTTGGGATAAAACCATGCTGCCACGTCTGATGATCACATTGGCATTCGCGGCAGGCCTCTTGACCCTGTACACCACAGCCAAACATTCACTGGCACAGATTACCGGCTTGAACGTCCCGCTCAACCTGGCCGCTGATGGCCTGGTCGCGCTGATGTTTATCCTGCTGTTTGCTCTGTCACTGGCACTACAATATAGCCCGCATGTCGGTTGGGTTAAACGACTGTTTATCTGGCTCAACGCCGGTGCGTATTTGGACGAATGGGCGACCCGCCTGACCCTGAAATGGTGGCCAAGCCAGTCACTGCTTGAACTGCAACAAGCTCAAGTGCAAATGGAACCAGAGGCAAAATAA
- a CDS encoding DOPA 4,5-dioxygenase family protein, with amino-acid sequence MTENKRPVNSHRAYHAHVYFDAQTLEFASRLVHEAGERFPVKIGRVHEKLVGPHPKWSCQIKFTSHDFDQLVPWLDENRNGLSVLVHALTGDEIEDHTLYAWWLGDSLKLDLSVFDSSSIED; translated from the coding sequence ATGACAGAGAATAAACGACCGGTAAATTCCCATCGCGCTTACCATGCTCATGTGTACTTTGATGCGCAAACGCTGGAGTTTGCCTCACGACTGGTGCATGAAGCGGGGGAGCGTTTCCCTGTGAAAATCGGTCGGGTGCACGAAAAACTGGTGGGCCCTCACCCGAAATGGAGTTGCCAGATTAAGTTTACTTCACACGATTTCGATCAGTTAGTGCCTTGGTTGGACGAAAACCGTAATGGTTTGTCGGTACTGGTTCATGCGCTAACCGGTGATGAAATCGAAGATCATACTCTGTATGCCTGGTGGCTGGGTGACAGCCTGAAACTGGACCTGTCGGTATTTGACAGCTCTTCGATTGAAGACTGA
- a CDS encoding LysR family transcriptional regulator, protein MSRLNYHHLYYFWQVAKQGNLTQTAQKLHVSQSALSSQIKQLEQTLDVQLFTRKGRALTLTESGYHALSYAEEIFKNGEELEKLLTSGKALPGATIRIGILSTISRNFIEQFIQPLINQEDCRYTLQSMSQTGLLTALGEHQLDMALTNIPVRGSNKQNWQSRVLARQAVSIIGPPGLDLGKDLGASYRDRRWVLPYGENPLRAAFDAFAAQYQLHPHIIAESDDMAMLRLLARDTGALAVMPDVVVKDELDNGILKSYLVLPSVFENFYAVTVKRRVVHPKLDTLFRPLL, encoded by the coding sequence ATGAGTCGTTTAAACTACCATCATCTGTACTATTTCTGGCAAGTCGCCAAGCAGGGTAACCTGACTCAGACTGCGCAGAAGTTGCATGTGTCTCAGTCTGCTCTTTCTTCACAAATCAAGCAGTTAGAGCAAACTTTGGATGTGCAGTTGTTCACCAGAAAAGGGCGTGCACTGACCCTGACCGAGAGCGGATATCATGCGCTGAGCTATGCCGAAGAAATCTTCAAAAATGGTGAAGAGCTGGAAAAATTATTGACCAGTGGCAAAGCATTACCTGGCGCAACCATCCGGATTGGAATCCTATCGACTATCTCGCGTAACTTTATAGAGCAGTTTATTCAGCCACTTATCAACCAGGAAGACTGTCGTTACACCCTACAGTCGATGAGTCAGACCGGTTTGCTGACCGCTTTGGGAGAACACCAGCTCGATATGGCATTGACTAACATTCCGGTCAGAGGTTCGAATAAACAGAACTGGCAAAGCCGGGTTCTGGCGCGTCAGGCGGTGTCGATCATCGGGCCGCCGGGGTTAGATCTGGGCAAAGATCTCGGCGCCAGTTATCGCGACCGCCGTTGGGTTTTACCGTACGGAGAAAATCCGCTGCGCGCTGCTTTTGATGCTTTTGCGGCTCAATATCAGCTACATCCCCACATTATCGCCGAATCTGATGATATGGCGATGCTGCGTCTTTTGGCCCGTGACACCGGCGCACTGGCCGTAATGCCGGACGTGGTAGTAAAAGACGAACTCGATAACGGCATTCTGAAAAGTTATCTGGTACTGCCAAGCGTATTCGAAAACTTCTACGCGGTTACGGTCAAGCGGCGTGTGGTGCATCCTAAGCTGGATACCTTGTTCAGGCCATTATTATGA
- a CDS encoding DUF2309 domain-containing protein, with the protein MIEQKHALPYATIAKQVSASIAPAWPLDQSIAVNPWWQQRHDSIEKTFAEQAVLTGETSLMDKSYYQQRWKTEIQPQHLASAIEQLGVDMTIAQLEEDIQRPQAPLTRWKTLGMLMDEEIPSTQGHSWVQEIVQQVSQFIALYHQYPERFDSEGKNGEHLYQSWLEVVARDKGIKTLLGVDLLPYFRTLPGSIYDLLDTVGPLWQDIWTDEDGAYASLRALLHQLSGWAGWQSWQDWQANLANKQADLPHALGLTAILLAWNSVLMQWLQKNHLETALKIRQLLRHQATNVRQMYQLAEQQLAPIWVWQRALELSVQKDWITQVQNVTTQQDPNRPELQAIFCIDVRSERMRRALEAQGSHIETLGFAGFFGIPIAYQTQDGNIHRPQLPGLLAPTLVAQQTQLQPDRWLRVTKLGWQNSLEKPSSNLGMVEAGGLLKLVSLFKRVVMQDGTENPINRDARGNEEWQLKRNQITLSVREKAELGAGILKAMGISQRLAKVVLLTGHGSQTCNNHTSSGLDCGACGGQTGEVNVKVLASLLNDSAVRLVMAEFGVVVPKDTHFFAALHNTTTDDYQVFDAPDAPLSWKQNLSAASDHARRERAKLFDGTKAEDNAQLSRFFKQRATNWAQMRPEWGLCNNAGVFIAPRHLTRGLNFDGRAFLHEYHVSQDPEFSQLEKIMTAPLLVMNWINLQYYASVTTPEKYGSGNKLLHNVVGGHIGVFEGNGGDLRIGLSQQSVHDGTEYRHQPVRLSTFIQAPQYAIEAIMARHQDVASLVDNGWLFLYQIDDNNQVWQYHNKQWVAAV; encoded by the coding sequence ATGATCGAACAAAAACACGCGCTTCCATACGCAACAATCGCCAAACAAGTTTCCGCTTCTATCGCACCGGCCTGGCCGCTGGATCAGTCCATTGCGGTTAACCCTTGGTGGCAACAACGTCATGACAGTATTGAAAAGACCTTCGCCGAGCAGGCGGTTCTGACCGGCGAAACCAGCCTGATGGACAAAAGTTACTATCAGCAGCGCTGGAAGACCGAGATTCAGCCGCAACATCTGGCCTCAGCGATTGAGCAGCTTGGCGTCGACATGACCATAGCCCAGCTGGAAGAAGACATTCAGCGCCCGCAAGCACCGCTGACCCGCTGGAAAACTCTGGGCATGTTGATGGATGAAGAAATCCCTTCCACTCAAGGGCACAGCTGGGTGCAGGAAATCGTTCAGCAGGTCAGCCAGTTCATCGCGCTGTACCACCAATACCCGGAACGTTTCGATTCTGAAGGTAAAAACGGTGAACACCTGTACCAGAGCTGGCTTGAAGTCGTTGCACGCGACAAAGGGATCAAAACCTTGCTGGGCGTCGATCTTTTGCCTTATTTCCGTACTTTACCCGGCTCGATCTATGACCTGCTTGATACCGTCGGACCGCTGTGGCAGGACATCTGGACCGATGAAGACGGCGCTTACGCATCGCTGCGTGCCCTGTTACATCAATTGTCCGGCTGGGCGGGATGGCAATCCTGGCAAGACTGGCAGGCTAACCTTGCCAATAAGCAAGCCGATCTGCCCCATGCGCTGGGACTGACTGCTATCTTGCTGGCCTGGAACAGTGTCCTGATGCAGTGGCTGCAGAAAAATCATCTGGAAACCGCGCTGAAAATCCGTCAGTTACTGCGCCATCAAGCGACTAATGTTCGCCAAATGTACCAGTTAGCGGAACAGCAACTGGCACCAATCTGGGTATGGCAACGCGCCCTTGAACTGAGTGTACAAAAAGACTGGATCACTCAAGTGCAGAACGTCACTACTCAGCAAGACCCGAATCGTCCTGAACTGCAGGCTATTTTCTGTATTGATGTACGTTCGGAACGTATGCGTCGTGCGCTGGAAGCACAAGGCAGCCACATCGAGACACTGGGTTTTGCCGGCTTCTTTGGTATCCCTATCGCTTATCAGACTCAGGATGGCAATATTCATCGTCCTCAGTTACCGGGCCTGTTGGCTCCTACTCTGGTTGCGCAGCAGACCCAACTGCAACCGGATCGCTGGCTGCGGGTGACAAAACTGGGCTGGCAGAACAGTCTGGAAAAACCATCCTCCAATCTGGGCATGGTCGAAGCCGGTGGCCTGCTAAAACTGGTCAGCCTGTTTAAACGGGTAGTGATGCAAGATGGGACTGAAAACCCGATTAACCGCGATGCGCGTGGTAACGAAGAGTGGCAACTGAAACGTAACCAGATCACGCTTAGCGTGCGTGAGAAGGCAGAACTTGGCGCCGGGATTCTTAAAGCAATGGGCATCAGCCAACGCCTGGCAAAAGTCGTGCTGTTAACCGGTCACGGTAGCCAGACCTGCAACAACCATACGTCATCGGGTCTCGACTGCGGTGCGTGTGGCGGTCAAACCGGCGAAGTCAACGTGAAAGTCCTGGCGAGTCTGCTCAACGACTCCGCTGTGCGTCTGGTTATGGCAGAATTTGGGGTGGTTGTTCCGAAAGACACCCACTTCTTTGCCGCGCTGCACAATACAACCACCGACGATTATCAGGTGTTTGATGCGCCCGATGCACCGCTTTCCTGGAAACAGAACCTCAGCGCAGCCAGTGACCACGCGCGCCGAGAACGTGCCAAACTGTTCGATGGCACCAAAGCGGAAGATAATGCGCAATTAAGCCGCTTCTTTAAGCAACGTGCCACCAACTGGGCTCAGATGCGTCCGGAATGGGGTTTGTGTAACAACGCTGGCGTGTTTATCGCACCACGTCACCTGACCCGCGGACTCAATTTTGACGGCCGGGCCTTCTTACATGAATACCATGTCAGTCAGGATCCGGAGTTCAGCCAACTGGAAAAGATCATGACTGCGCCTCTGCTGGTGATGAACTGGATTAATCTGCAATATTATGCGTCAGTCACGACGCCGGAAAAATACGGCAGTGGTAACAAACTGCTGCATAACGTGGTCGGTGGCCATATTGGTGTGTTTGAAGGCAACGGCGGTGACCTGCGTATTGGTTTATCTCAGCAATCCGTGCATGACGGCACAGAGTACCGTCATCAGCCTGTGCGCCTGAGTACTTTTATTCAGGCTCCACAGTACGCCATTGAGGCCATTATGGCTCGCCATCAGGACGTTGCGTCTTTGGTGGATAATGGCTGGCTGTTCCTGTATCAGATTGATGACAACAACCAGGTTTGGCAGTATCACAACAAGCAGTGGGTAGCCGCAGTCTGA